From one Triticum aestivum cultivar Chinese Spring chromosome 4B, IWGSC CS RefSeq v2.1, whole genome shotgun sequence genomic stretch:
- the LOC123091327 gene encoding LRR receptor-like serine/threonine-protein kinase RGI2, with amino-acid sequence MEKSRYGSYSHHGLLLALLFFLLFDLPMARVQPLRLNKAQESTMRNLSSMVSAMAPWSHWDTTDPNPCLWSGVTCSVPSNCPGSSAVVHHLSMSRFGLSNSTVIACLCSLDTLESLDLSKNRFTDLPRQLSSCPLGARLRTLNLSYSQLPGPLGDFTGFRKLEVLDFSFSLLGGNVDEQLSSLPRLRSLNLSNNTLGGSLPTIMVHSLKELVLSSNSFSGLIPSEITMNTEMLDLSYNKLSGEIPSDLFLAAGLHTVDLTGNRLEGHIPRGFSRSLYRLCLGGNLLSGSIPGSIGDASSLSYLELNNNYLVGGIPRHVGRCSKLALLNLASNQLNGAVPTEIGKLDSLSVLKLQINNFDGHIPSTLVNLVNLNLLNLSQNSFTGEIPHEIFQLPRLSNINLQGNKITGVIPTSISSPQSLIELHLGDNELTGVIPTMPTSLSALLNLSHNHLSGSIPSNIGVLKDLEILDLSYNDLSGPIPSSLEGLQSLTQLVLSYNQLSGSLPAFRSSVAVDSTGNPDLLNSTANASDVMTSTEDHSSAIWVAAVSFVVGFVISFYGDGIRNGWLTG; translated from the coding sequence ATGGAGAAGAGCAGGTATGGCTCATATTCTCACCATGGGTTATTGCTAGCGCTgctgtttttcttgctgtttgattTGCCCATGGCCCGTGTGCAACCTCTGCGGCTAAACAAAGCACAGGAAAGCACCATGAGAAACCTTTCAAGCATGGTCTCCGCCATGGCTCCGTGGAGCCACTGGGACACAACCGACCCGAACCCGTGCCTGTGGAGTGGGGTCACTTGCTCTGTGCCGTCTAACTGCCCTGGTTCATCTGCAGTTGTGCACCACCTCTCCATGTCTCGCTTTGGCCTCTCCAACTCCACCGTAATTGCCTGCTTATGCTCCCTTGATACCTTGGAATCTCTGGATCTCTCAAAAAACAGGTTCACCGATCTGCCACGGCAGCTCTCCTCATGCCCCCTGGGTGCTAGATTGCGCACGCTCAATTTGAGCTACTCTCAGTTGCCTGGACCGCTCGGCGACTTCACTGGTTTCCGCAAACTGGAGGTTCTTGATTTCTCCTTCAGTTTGCTGGGTGGAAATGTAGACGAACAGTTGAGTTCTTTGCCCAGATTAAGAAGCTTGAACCTTAGTAACAATACACTTGGTGGTAGCCTCCCAACAATTATGGTCCACTCTTTGAAGGAACTGGTGTTATCTAGCAACAGCTTCAGTGGCTTGATACCTAGTGAAATCACCATGAATACCGAGATGTTGGATTTGAGTTACAATAAGCTTAGTGGTGAGATACCTTCTGATCTGTTCTTGGCTGCTGGTTTGCATACCGTTGATCTCACCGGCAACAGGCTTGAAGGGCACATCCCGCGAGGATTCTCTCGCAGCCTCTATCGCCTTTGTCTCGGAGGGAACTTGCTCAGTGGCAGCATCCCAGGCTCGATTGGTGATGCCTCAAGCTTGTCTTATCTTGAGCTGAACAATAACTACTTGGTGGGAGGCATACCCCGGCATGTTGGCAGATGCAGTAAGTTGGCTCTCTTGAATCTGGCAAGCAACCAGTTGAATGGTGCAGTGCCCACTGAGATCGGCAAACTTGATAGCCTGTCTGTTCTGAAACTCCAAATAAACAATTTTGATGGACATATACCAAGCACACTTGTCAATCTGGTGAACTTGAATCTACTGAACCTTAGCCAAAACTCATTTACTGGAGAGATACCACATGAAATTTTCCAGCTACCACGGCTTTCAAACATAAATTTGCAAGGCAACAAGATCACTGGCGTCATTCCAACTTCAATCAGTTCACCGCAATCTCTTATTGAGCTTCATCTCGGGGATAATGAGCTCACTGGTGTCATCCCCACAATGCCGACCAGCTTGAGTGCACTTCTGAATCTAAGTCACAACCATCTCAGTGGGTCTATTCCTTCAAATATTGGTGTTTTGAAGGACCTGGAGATCCTTGATCTTTCCTACAACGACTTGTCTGGCCCGATACCATCCTCGCTCGAAGGTTTGCAAAGCTTGACACAGTTAGTGCTTTCTTATAATCAGCTGTCAGGATCCCTTCCAGCATTTCGATCATCTGTGGCAGTCGATTCCACAGGAAATCCAGATCTTCTTAACAGTACCGCCAACGCTTCAGACGTGATGACAAGCACCGAAGATCACAGCTCGGCTATATGGGTTGCGGCAGTTTCATTTGTGGTTGGCTTCGTCATCTCTTTCTATGGGGATGGGATCAGAAACGGGTGGCTTACAGGTTGA